Proteins found in one Pyrus communis chromosome 15, drPyrComm1.1, whole genome shotgun sequence genomic segment:
- the LOC137718160 gene encoding pentatricopeptide repeat-containing protein At5g42310, chloroplastic-like: MMLLPVPGSTCFPSIQLASPTLIRHHHHVWPLSATAAAAVTNSSEPHLPPIPSSSTTNHLTSTSRRRRFGDDQAAASPYDFGPLLTFLANSLSSDDDSASSSSSSSSSSSPTSLDPSEFQLAQSYRAVPAPLWHSLLKSLCASHSSSDIGLAYAVVSWLQKHNLCFSYELLYSILIHALGRSEKLYEAFLLSQRQSLTPLTYNALIGACARNGDLEKALHLMSRMRQDGYRSDFVNYSLIIQSLTRSNKIDSPIMFKLYREIESESIEIDGQLFNDIIAGFAKAGEASQAVHLLAMVQATGLSPKTATLVAVISALGNSGRVVEAEAIFEEMREGGLQPRTRAYNALLKGYVKAGQLKDAESIVSQMEKSGISPDEHTYSLLIDAYANAGRWESARIVLKEMEASNVQPNSYVFSRILASYRDRGEWQKSFQVLREMKSSGVRPDRHFYNVMIDTFGKSNCLDHAMATFERMLSEGIHPDTVTWNTLIDCHCKSGHHVRAEELFEEMQQSGCAPCATTYNIMINSFGEQQRWDEVKGLLGKMQSQGLLPNIVTYTTLVDIYGKSGRFTDAIECLEVMKSAGMKPSPTMYNALINAYAQRGLSEQALNAFRVMRADGLKPSPLALNSLINAFGEDRRDTEAFSVLQYMKENDLKPDVVTYTTLMKTLIRVDKFCKVPAVYEEMIMSGCTPDRKARAMLRSALKYMKQTLRS, translated from the exons ATGATGCTTCTGCCAGTGCCAGGTTCGACTTGCTTCCCTTCCATTCAATTGGCTTCTCCGACACTCatccgccaccaccaccatgtcTGGCCTCTGTCTGCCACCGCAGCCGCTGCCGTTACCAATTCATCCGAACCCCATCTGCCCCCAATTCCATCTTCCTCAACTACGAATCATTTAACCTCAACCTCGAGACGACGCCGCTTTGGGGACGACCAAGCTGCCGCTTCCCCCTATGactttggccccctcctcaccTTCCTCGCCAACTCATTGTCATCCGATGATGATTCcgcctcctcctcttcctcctcctcctcctcctcctctccaaCCTCACTCGACCCGTCCGAGTTCCAGCTGGCCCAGTCCTACCGCGCTGTCCCTGCCCCACTCTGGCACTCCCTCCTCAAGTCCCTCTGCGCCTCCCACTCCTCTTCCGACATTGGACTTGCCTACGCCGTCGTTTCGTGGCTCCAAAAGCACAACCTCTGCTTCTCCTACGAACTCCTCTACTCCATCCTCATCCACGCCCTCGGCCGCTCCGAGAAGCTCTACGAGGCTTTCTTGCTCTCCCAGCGCCAATCCCTCACTCCCCTCACCTACAATGCTCTCATCGGCGCCTGTGCTCGCAACGGGGACCTCGAGAAGGCCCTCCATTTGATGTCCCGCATGCGCCAGGACGGTTACCGCTCCGACTTCGTCAACTACAGCTTGATCATTCAGTCCCTCACCCGCTCCAATAAGATTGATTCCCCAATCATGTTCAAGCTCTACAGGGAGATTGAGTCCGAGAGCATTGAGATTGATGGCCAGCTCTTCAACGACATCATTGCTGGTTTCGCTAAGGCCGGCGAGGCCTCCCAGGCTGTGCACCTTCTGGCCATGGTCCAGGCCACTGGCTTGAGCCCCAAAACTGCCACTCTGGTTGCTGTCATCTCAGCCTTGGGGAATTCCGGCAGGGTAGTTGAAGCTGAAGCTATCTTTGAGGAAATGAGAGAAGGAGGATTGCAACCCAGGACTAGGGCTTACAATGCCCTCCTCAAAGGCTATGTGAAGGCAGGCCAACTGAAAGATGCCGAATCCATTGTGTCCCAGATGGAGAAGAGCGGTATTTCTCCTGATGAGCACACTTACAGCCTGCTCATTGATGCCTACGCGAATGCAGGTAGGTGGGAAAGCGCAAGAATTGTGTTGAAAGAGATGGAAGCTAGCAATGTGCAGCCTAATTCCTATGTTTTCAGCAGGATTTTAGCCAGCTACCGTGATAGAGGGGAGTGGCAAAAGTCGTTCCAAGTTTTGAGGGAGATGAAGAGCAGTGGAGTAAGACCCGATAGGCATTTTTACAATGTCATGATTGACACTTTTGGAAAGTCCAACTGTCTTGATCATGCTATGGCTACCTTTGAAAGGATGCTATCTGAGGGAATCCACCCGGACACCGTCACCTGGAATACACTTATAGATTGTCATTGCAAGTCAGGCCACCATGTAAGGGCGGAGGAGTTGTTTGAGGAAATGCAGCAAAGTGGGTGCGCCCCTTGCGCCACCACCTATAACATCATGATCAATTCCTTTGGGGAGCAGCAAAGATGGGATGAGGTGAAAGGCTTGTTGGGGAAGATGCAGTCTCAGGGTTTACTGCCTAACATAGTTACCTATACCACATTAGTTGACATTTATGGAAAGTCGGGGAGATTTACTGATGCAATAGAGTGTTTGGAGGTTATGAAGTCTGCAGGCATGAAGCCATCCCCGACGATGTACAATGCCCTAATTAATGCCTATGCACAAAGA GGTTTGTCGGAGCAAGCACTGAACGCATTTAGGGTAATGAGAGCAGATGGATTAAAACCCAGTCCCTTGGCTCTCAATTCGTTAATCAACGCATTTGGTGAAGATAGAAGGGATACTGAGGCCTTTTCTGTGTTGCAGTACATGAAGGAAAAT GACCTGAAACCAGATGTAGTTACGTATACTACACTTATGAAAACCCTTATCCGTGTTGATAAATTTTGTAAG GTTCCAGCAGtgtatgaagaaatgattaTGTCTGGCTGCACTCCAGATAGGAAAGCTAGGGCAATGTTACGGTCTGCGCTGAAATACATGAAACAGACACTCAGATCCTAA
- the LOC137718161 gene encoding uncharacterized protein: MKTQTMAHLLVPPMTAKAMAHLLPLSCPLSITLCFFAWLQAFLVVHGNTNNITNPSSLTPINRDLYHSSGDLMEEIKALVFRHPDELTLDTVKSRNKGYSAEIAIVTYCRRRQETDDQPKLRILLSFGQHGRELITSELALRILSILSKEQVLPNLDPASLDSTLDKLLIKVVPMENLNGRRLVEAGDLCERRNGRGVDPNRNWSVDWGKKEKDYDPYEENPGTAPFSEPETQIMRKVSMSFDPHIWINIHSGMEALFMPYDHKNTTPDGVSSHQMKSLLEELNQLHFQKRCMVGSGGGSVGYLAHGTATDFMFDIVKVPMAFTFEIYGDGAASSRDCFKMFNPTELGTFNRVLNEWSAAFFTIFKLGPEQLGENYSKSSVPTLLDKWVSIDEYLEGYLVERSSRYGKKMEVLELGMQEIRTYFRLFLLSSVLLMFMFCSRISKSKCARPIVSAIAI; encoded by the exons ATGAAAACCCAAACCATGGCTCATCTCCTTGTTCCTCCGATGACTGCCAAAGCCATGGCTCATCTCCTTCCTCTCTCCTGTCCTTTATCCATCACTCTCTGCTTCTTTGCGTGGTTGCAAGCTTTCTTGGTCGTCCATGGCAATACTAATAACATCACCAATCCTTCTTCTCTCACCCCCATCAACCGCGATCTCTATCATTCCAG TGGGGAtttgatggaagaaattaaagcTCTCGTCTTTCGGCACCCAGACGAGCTCACT TTGGATACAGTTAAATCTCGAAACAAGGGCTACTCTGCTGAGATCGCAATAGTTACCTATTGCCGGAGAAGGCAAGAGACTGATGACCAGCCAAAGTTACGGATCCTtctt aGTTTTGGGCAGCATGGAAGGGAGCTTATTACATCCGAGCTTGCATTACGAATCCTATCAATCTTGAGTAAAGAACAGGTTCTACCCAACCTGGACCCAGCCTCCTTAGACAGTACCCTTGACAAGCTCTTGATAAAG GTGGTTCCAATGGAAAACTTAAATGGCCGTAGACTTGTTGAAGCAGGGGATCTCTGTGAGAGGAGAAATG GGAGGGGAGTTGATCCCAACCGTAATTGGAGCGTGGATTGGGGAAAAAAAGAGAAG GATTATGATCCATATGAGGAAAATCCTGGAACTGCTCCTTTCAGCGAGCCTGAAACTCAGATAATGCGGAAAGTTTCCATGTCATTTGATCCACACATATGGATTAATATACACTCTGGGATGGAG GCTCTATTTATGCCGTATGACCATAAGAACACAACCCCAGATGGAGTTTCCTCCCACCAGATGAAGTCATTGCTTGAAGAACTCAACCAACTGCATTTCCAAAAGCGTTGCATGGTTGGGTCTGGTGGAGGTTCTGTTGG GTACCTGGCACATGGGACAGCAACTGATTTTATGTTCGACATTGTAAAGGTGCCAATGGCTTTCACCTTTGAG ATATATGGAGATGGAGCAGCCTCATCAAGAGATTGCTTCAAAATGTTCAATCCCACAGAATTGGGTACCTTCAAT AGAGTTCTCAATGAATGGTCTGCTgcatttttcacaatttttaaatTGGGGCCAGAGCAGCTTGGTGAAAATTATTCAAAGTCTTCTGTGCCCACCTTATTAGACAAGTGGGTATCCATAGATGAGTATCTTGAAGGGTACTTAGTCGAGAGGAGTAGTAGATACGGAAAGAAGATGGAGGTGCTTGAACTAGGAATGCAGGAGATAAGAACATATTTCAGGCTCTTCTTGTTATCGTCTGTTCTGTTAATGTTCATGTTCTGTTCCAGAATTTCAAAAAGCAAGTGTGCTAGACCAATTGTTTCTGCTATTGCAATCTGA
- the LOC137717488 gene encoding pentatricopeptide repeat-containing protein At1g76280 isoform X1, with product MIHRRPLARVRARVSLRSISDWLCKSQTHYHHHHHGPRLASQKLDSPRTLTTSNVINAGHQVMWHGTESITRSVQMQIVDALCLGERGKASNMLLNLSHVNHSLGADDFLHILKYCARSPDPLFVMETWRVMDEKEITLNNLCSLLMMQALCKGGYLEEAFKLINFLGESQGIYPVLPIYNSFLRACAKMQSMINANQCLDLMEHQMAGKNEVTYSELLKFAVWQQSLPAAHEIWEDYIKHYSLSIIPLRKFIWSFTRLGDLKSAYVTLQHMVALATKGNTNVNRTSEGKLFSSRLDIPIPSNCELSLRKLDLEENELSVPSIYCKPLDDHAVSADQLTTFGLGVGELENNQLDMLDKHLSKPVKKILRWSFNDVIHACAQLRNDGLAELLILQMQNFGLQPSSHTYDGFVRAVASQRGFSIGMEILQDMQQRNLKPYDSTLVTLSIGSSKVLELNLAEALLDQISECSYPHPFNAFFAACDTTDQPERAVQMLAKMKQLEVMPNINTYELLFLLFGNVNAPYEEGNMLSQVDAGKRINAIEMDMARYGIQHSYLSMNNLLKALGTEGMIRELIQYLHVAENLFCHNNVDLGTPIYNTVLHSLVEAKESQMAIKIFKSMKSFGFPADAATYNIMIDCCSILKCYRSASALISMMLRDGFYPVTVTYTALIKILLEDDDIDEALNLLDQASSEGNKLDSLLFNTILQKACEGELIEAVELVVEWMHQEKIQPDPATCHFVFSAYVNCGFHSTAMEALQVLSMRMICNEDGSFPEKAEYEDDFIFAEDLEAESRIVQLFEDSEENLAAALLNLRWCAVLGFPISWSPSESPWARRLSSNYTTRKGAA from the exons ATGATACACAGGCGACCTCT AGCGAGAGTGAGAGCGAGGGTTTCGTTGCGCTCAATTTCAGATTGGCTTTGTAAATCTCAAACAcactaccaccaccatcatcat GGACCAAGACTTGCTTCTCAAAAACTGGACTCCCCTCGCACTCTTACAACATCTAATG TGATTAATGCAGGTCATCAAGTTATGTGGCACGGAACAGAATCCATTACAAGGTCCGTGCAGATGCAAATTGTTGATGCACTATGCTTGGGTGAGAGGGGCAAAGCTTCAAATATGCTTTTGAATCTTAGCCACGTGAACCATTCCTTAGGAGCTGATGATTTCCTTCATATTCTTAAGTACTGTGCCAGGTCACCTGATCCATTG TTTGTAATGGAGACTTGGAGAGTAATGGATGAAAAGGAGATTACCCTGAATAACTTATGCTCCTTGCTCATGATGCAAGCTCTATGTAAAGGAGGATATTTAGAGGAG GCATTTAAGTTGATAAATTTCCTAGGAGAAAGTCAAGGCATCTATCCAGTTCTACCTATCTACAACAGTTTCTTAAGGGCTTGTGCTAAAATGCAAAGTATGATAAATGCCAATCAGTGTTTGGACTTGATGGAGCATCAAATGGCAGGGAAGAATGAAGTTACATATTCGGAGCTTCTCAAG TTTGCAGTTTGGCAACAAAGCCTCCCTGCAGCACATGAAATTTGGGAGGACTATATCAAACACTACAGTCTGAGCATTATACCTCTACGGAAGTTTATTTGGTCCTTTACTAGGTTGGGAGATTTAAAATCTGCGTATGTGACGTTGCAACATATGGTGGCTTTAGCCACCAAGGGAAACACGAATGTTAATAGAACTTCTGAAGGAAAGTTGTTTTCTTCAAGATTGGACATTCCTATACCTTCAAATTGTGAATTAAGCTTGAGGAAACTAGATTTGGAGGAGAATGAACTTTCTGTTCCTTCCATATACTGTAAACCTTTGGATGATCATGCTGTTAGTGCAGATCAGTTGACTACTTTTGGCTTGGGAGTTGGAGAACTTGAGAATAATCAGCTAGATATGCTTGATAAACATTTAAGCAAGCCtgttaagaaaattttgagatGGTCATTCAATGATGTGATTCATGCTTGTGCACAGTTGAGAAATGATGGTCTGGCAGAGCTGTTAATCCTACAG ATGCAAAATTTTGGGTTGCAACCATCCAGCCATACATATGATGGCTTTGTCAGAGCTGTTGCTTCTCAGAGAGGTTTCAGTATTGGAATGGAAATT TTACAAGATATGCAGCAGAGAAATCTGAAGCCATATGATTCTACTCTTGTCACCCTTTCTATAGGTAGCAGCAAAGTGCTAGAACTGAATTTAGCTGAGGCTCTGCTGGATCAAATATCTGAATGTTCATATCCACATCCTTTCAATGCTTTTTTTGCAGCATGTGATACAACG GATCAACCTGAACGAGCAGTGCAGATGTTGGCTAAAATGAAACAATTAGAAGTTATGCCTAATATTAACACATACGAGCTGCTGTTTTTATTATTTGGAAACGTGAATGCCCCATATGAAGAGGGCAACATGTTGTCACAGGTGGATGCTGGTAAACGTATCAATGCTATAGAAATGGATATGGCAAGATACGGTATTCAGCACAGTTACTTATCAATGAACAACTTG ttGAAAGCCCTTGGAACAGAGGGGATGATAAGAGAGCTGATCCAGTATTTGCATGTGGCAGAAAATCTCTTTTGTCATAATAACGTTGATCTGGGAACACCCATCTATAATACAGTGTTGCATTCACTTGTTGAGGCTAAGGAA AGTCAAATGGCAATTAAGATATTCAAGAGTATGAAGTCATTTGGTTTCCCGGCAGATGCTGCAACGTATAATATAATGATTGATTGCTGTAGCATTCTGAAATGTTATAGATCTGCTTCTGCATTGATTTCAATGATGTTGCGAGATGGCTTTTATCCAGTAACAGTGACTTACACTGCTCTCATAAAG ATTCTGTTGGAAGATGATGACATTGATGAAGCATTGAATCTTTTGGATCAAGCCAGCTCAGAAGGGAACAAACTTGATTCTTTGTTATTCAATACCATTCTCCAAAAAGCCTGTGAAGGG GAATTGATCGAGGCAGTTGAATTAGTAGTTGAATGGATGCACCAAGAAAAGATCCAGCCTGATCCAGCGACCTGCCATTTTGTTTTCTCGGCATATGTGAACTGTGGCTTTCACAGCACAGCCATGGAAGCACTGCAGGTTTTGAGTATGCGTATGATATGCAACGAAGATGGAAGCTTTCCAGAAAAGGCAGAATATGAGGATGACTTTATATTTGCTGAAGACCTGGAAGCAGAATCACGAATAGTACAGCTTTTTGAAGATTCTGAAGAGAACCTTGCTGCTGCCCTTTTGAATTTAAGATGGTGTGCGGTGCTTGGCTTCCCAATTTCTTGGTCACCTAGTGAAAGCCCATGGGCCAGAAGACTCTCATCTAACTACACTACCAGGAAAGGAGCCGCCTAA
- the LOC137717488 gene encoding pentatricopeptide repeat-containing protein At1g76280 isoform X2, translating into MIHRRPLARVRARVSLRSISDWLCKSQTHYHHHHHGPRLASQKLDSPRTLTTSNGHQVMWHGTESITRSVQMQIVDALCLGERGKASNMLLNLSHVNHSLGADDFLHILKYCARSPDPLFVMETWRVMDEKEITLNNLCSLLMMQALCKGGYLEEAFKLINFLGESQGIYPVLPIYNSFLRACAKMQSMINANQCLDLMEHQMAGKNEVTYSELLKFAVWQQSLPAAHEIWEDYIKHYSLSIIPLRKFIWSFTRLGDLKSAYVTLQHMVALATKGNTNVNRTSEGKLFSSRLDIPIPSNCELSLRKLDLEENELSVPSIYCKPLDDHAVSADQLTTFGLGVGELENNQLDMLDKHLSKPVKKILRWSFNDVIHACAQLRNDGLAELLILQMQNFGLQPSSHTYDGFVRAVASQRGFSIGMEILQDMQQRNLKPYDSTLVTLSIGSSKVLELNLAEALLDQISECSYPHPFNAFFAACDTTDQPERAVQMLAKMKQLEVMPNINTYELLFLLFGNVNAPYEEGNMLSQVDAGKRINAIEMDMARYGIQHSYLSMNNLLKALGTEGMIRELIQYLHVAENLFCHNNVDLGTPIYNTVLHSLVEAKESQMAIKIFKSMKSFGFPADAATYNIMIDCCSILKCYRSASALISMMLRDGFYPVTVTYTALIKILLEDDDIDEALNLLDQASSEGNKLDSLLFNTILQKACEGELIEAVELVVEWMHQEKIQPDPATCHFVFSAYVNCGFHSTAMEALQVLSMRMICNEDGSFPEKAEYEDDFIFAEDLEAESRIVQLFEDSEENLAAALLNLRWCAVLGFPISWSPSESPWARRLSSNYTTRKGAA; encoded by the exons ATGATACACAGGCGACCTCT AGCGAGAGTGAGAGCGAGGGTTTCGTTGCGCTCAATTTCAGATTGGCTTTGTAAATCTCAAACAcactaccaccaccatcatcat GGACCAAGACTTGCTTCTCAAAAACTGGACTCCCCTCGCACTCTTACAACATCTAATG GTCATCAAGTTATGTGGCACGGAACAGAATCCATTACAAGGTCCGTGCAGATGCAAATTGTTGATGCACTATGCTTGGGTGAGAGGGGCAAAGCTTCAAATATGCTTTTGAATCTTAGCCACGTGAACCATTCCTTAGGAGCTGATGATTTCCTTCATATTCTTAAGTACTGTGCCAGGTCACCTGATCCATTG TTTGTAATGGAGACTTGGAGAGTAATGGATGAAAAGGAGATTACCCTGAATAACTTATGCTCCTTGCTCATGATGCAAGCTCTATGTAAAGGAGGATATTTAGAGGAG GCATTTAAGTTGATAAATTTCCTAGGAGAAAGTCAAGGCATCTATCCAGTTCTACCTATCTACAACAGTTTCTTAAGGGCTTGTGCTAAAATGCAAAGTATGATAAATGCCAATCAGTGTTTGGACTTGATGGAGCATCAAATGGCAGGGAAGAATGAAGTTACATATTCGGAGCTTCTCAAG TTTGCAGTTTGGCAACAAAGCCTCCCTGCAGCACATGAAATTTGGGAGGACTATATCAAACACTACAGTCTGAGCATTATACCTCTACGGAAGTTTATTTGGTCCTTTACTAGGTTGGGAGATTTAAAATCTGCGTATGTGACGTTGCAACATATGGTGGCTTTAGCCACCAAGGGAAACACGAATGTTAATAGAACTTCTGAAGGAAAGTTGTTTTCTTCAAGATTGGACATTCCTATACCTTCAAATTGTGAATTAAGCTTGAGGAAACTAGATTTGGAGGAGAATGAACTTTCTGTTCCTTCCATATACTGTAAACCTTTGGATGATCATGCTGTTAGTGCAGATCAGTTGACTACTTTTGGCTTGGGAGTTGGAGAACTTGAGAATAATCAGCTAGATATGCTTGATAAACATTTAAGCAAGCCtgttaagaaaattttgagatGGTCATTCAATGATGTGATTCATGCTTGTGCACAGTTGAGAAATGATGGTCTGGCAGAGCTGTTAATCCTACAG ATGCAAAATTTTGGGTTGCAACCATCCAGCCATACATATGATGGCTTTGTCAGAGCTGTTGCTTCTCAGAGAGGTTTCAGTATTGGAATGGAAATT TTACAAGATATGCAGCAGAGAAATCTGAAGCCATATGATTCTACTCTTGTCACCCTTTCTATAGGTAGCAGCAAAGTGCTAGAACTGAATTTAGCTGAGGCTCTGCTGGATCAAATATCTGAATGTTCATATCCACATCCTTTCAATGCTTTTTTTGCAGCATGTGATACAACG GATCAACCTGAACGAGCAGTGCAGATGTTGGCTAAAATGAAACAATTAGAAGTTATGCCTAATATTAACACATACGAGCTGCTGTTTTTATTATTTGGAAACGTGAATGCCCCATATGAAGAGGGCAACATGTTGTCACAGGTGGATGCTGGTAAACGTATCAATGCTATAGAAATGGATATGGCAAGATACGGTATTCAGCACAGTTACTTATCAATGAACAACTTG ttGAAAGCCCTTGGAACAGAGGGGATGATAAGAGAGCTGATCCAGTATTTGCATGTGGCAGAAAATCTCTTTTGTCATAATAACGTTGATCTGGGAACACCCATCTATAATACAGTGTTGCATTCACTTGTTGAGGCTAAGGAA AGTCAAATGGCAATTAAGATATTCAAGAGTATGAAGTCATTTGGTTTCCCGGCAGATGCTGCAACGTATAATATAATGATTGATTGCTGTAGCATTCTGAAATGTTATAGATCTGCTTCTGCATTGATTTCAATGATGTTGCGAGATGGCTTTTATCCAGTAACAGTGACTTACACTGCTCTCATAAAG ATTCTGTTGGAAGATGATGACATTGATGAAGCATTGAATCTTTTGGATCAAGCCAGCTCAGAAGGGAACAAACTTGATTCTTTGTTATTCAATACCATTCTCCAAAAAGCCTGTGAAGGG GAATTGATCGAGGCAGTTGAATTAGTAGTTGAATGGATGCACCAAGAAAAGATCCAGCCTGATCCAGCGACCTGCCATTTTGTTTTCTCGGCATATGTGAACTGTGGCTTTCACAGCACAGCCATGGAAGCACTGCAGGTTTTGAGTATGCGTATGATATGCAACGAAGATGGAAGCTTTCCAGAAAAGGCAGAATATGAGGATGACTTTATATTTGCTGAAGACCTGGAAGCAGAATCACGAATAGTACAGCTTTTTGAAGATTCTGAAGAGAACCTTGCTGCTGCCCTTTTGAATTTAAGATGGTGTGCGGTGCTTGGCTTCCCAATTTCTTGGTCACCTAGTGAAAGCCCATGGGCCAGAAGACTCTCATCTAACTACACTACCAGGAAAGGAGCCGCCTAA
- the LOC137717489 gene encoding uncharacterized protein, which translates to MYSLTVKPSFVLPKLSPPSSSSSSSAHCRAGPCSSSISFPIKTRNRGNRRPLRLDAYDSSKSDTPNGSADSNPPNATTLPKSRREILLEYVKNVQPEFMELFVKRAPQQVVDAMRQTVTNMIGTLPPQFFAVTVTTVAENLAQLMYSIMMTGYMFQNAQYRLELQQGLEQPAALPDVQDTKDAPDYAPGTQKNVSGEVIRWNNVSGPERIDAKKYIELLEAEIEELNNQVGRKSAGGQNELLEYLKSLEPQNLKELTSSAGDDVVVAMNTFIKRLLAVSDPGQMKTSVTEATAPELAKLLYWLMVVGYSIRNIEVRFDMERVLGTPPKLAELPPGENV; encoded by the exons ATGTATTCGTTGACGGTCAAGCCCTCTTTCGTCTTACCCAAATTGTCTCCGCCGTCgtcatcgtcttcttcttctgcacatTGTCGGGCTGGGCCGTGTTCTTCCTCTATCAGCTTCCCAATAAAGACGAGAAACAGAGGAAACAGACGCCCACTGAGACTTGATGCTTACGATTCCTCAAAGAGCGACACTCCCAATGGCTCTGCCGATTCCAACCCTCCCAACGCCACCACTCTG CCAAAGAGCAGGAGAGAAATTCTGTTGGAGTATGTCAAAAATGTGCAGCCAGAATTTATGGAGCTGTTTGTAAAAAGGGCGCCCCAGCAG GTTGTTGATGCAATGCGCCAAACAGTGACAAACATGATTGGAACATTACCCCCACAATTTTTTGCAGTGACAGTCACCACC GTCGCAGAAAATCTTGCACAACTCATGTACAGTATCATGATGACTGGATATATGTTCCAGAATGCACAGTACAGGTTGGAACTGCAGCAAGGTTTAGAGCAGCCAGCTGCTCTTCCTGATGTGCAAGATACAAAG GATGCACCAGATTACGCACCTGGTACACAGAAGAACGTGTCAGGTGAAGTTATTAGGTGGAATAATGTTTCTGGCCCTGAGAGAATAGATGCTAAGAAGTACATTGAGTTACTTGAAGCAGAGATTGAGGAACTAAATAATCAAGTTGGTAGGAAATCCGCGGGCGGACAAAATGAATTGTTGGAATATCTGAAGTCTCTTGAACCCCAAAATTTAAAG GAATTGACAAGCAGTGCTGGAGACGATGTTGTGGTTGCGATGAATACATTCATCAAGCGGCTTTTGGCTGTTTCTGATCCTGGCCAAATGAAG ACAAGTGTGACAGAGGCAACTGCACCGGAACTTGCGAAGCTGCTGTATTGGCTGATGGTTGTTGGATACAGCATTCGCAATATCGAAGTTCGTTTTGATATGGAACGAGTACTTGGGACTCCACCGAAGCTCGCAGAATTGCCTCCAGGAGAGAACGTTTAA